In one window of Nerophis ophidion isolate RoL-2023_Sa linkage group LG05, RoL_Noph_v1.0, whole genome shotgun sequence DNA:
- the LOC133552539 gene encoding UPF0461 protein C5orf24 homolog — translation MMHHVTCGSSSDYCMSGPAEDSHPASCFDLYSLQSNKFYPTTSGLHLSLAGLAPLPQSMHKGMMPAQFHDTQNPFHLQPLRTNTEAAAGAKKNTAKGKSGKRGRPPGTTKLAGYRTSTGRPPGTTRAAGFKTSPGRPVGTTRAAGYKVSPGRPPGSVKSPARLKVQEHGGDAAKKLDFSICTSPNKLEFTACDVPLLDYSMLEKRDLCGPLVKAADTN, via the coding sequence ATGATGCATCACGTGACCTGTGGCAGCAGCAGCGACTACTGTATGAGTGGACCTGCAGAGGACTCTCACCCTGCAAGCTGTTTTGATCTATACAGCCTCCAGTCCAACAAGTTCTACCCAACAACGTCTGGGTTGCACCTGTCGCTCGCAGGCTTGGCCCCTTTGCCACAGAGCATGCACAAGGGGATGATGCCAGCTCAGTTCCacgatacccagaatccctttcaTCTTCAGCCTCTGAGAACCAACACGGAGGCGGCTGCAGGCGCCAAGAAAAACACAGCTAAAGGGAAGTCGGGGAAGAGAGGCAGGCCGCCGGGGACCACGAAGTTAGCAGGCTACCGCACCAGTACTGGGCGTCCACCCGGGACCACGAGGGCCGCTGGCTTTAAAACCAGCCCCGGCAGGCCTGTGGGTACAACCAGAGCTGCGGGGTATAAGGTGAGTCCTGGCCGGCCCCCGGGTAGCGTCAAGAGCCCGGCTCGGCTCAAGGTGCAGGAACACGGGGGCGATGCTGCCAAGAAACTAGACTTCAGCATCTGCACCAGTCCTAACAAACTGGAATTCACCGCCTGCGATGTTCCGCTGCTTGACTATTCCATGCTGGAGAAGAGAGACTTGTGTGGGCCTCTTGTTAAAGCGGCCGACACCAACTAG